The Amycolatopsis mongoliensis genome includes a window with the following:
- the fdxA gene encoding ferredoxin: MTYVIAEPCVDVLDKACIDECPVDCIYEGERMLYIHPDECVDCGACEPVCPVEAIYYEDDVPDNWSDYTKANVDFFDELGSPGGASKVGKTAHDPAFIKALPPQGE, from the coding sequence GTGACCTACGTGATCGCCGAGCCCTGCGTCGACGTGCTCGACAAGGCGTGTATCGACGAGTGCCCCGTGGACTGCATCTACGAGGGCGAGCGGATGCTGTACATCCACCCGGACGAGTGCGTCGACTGCGGCGCCTGCGAGCCGGTCTGCCCGGTCGAGGCGATCTACTACGAGGACGACGTCCCGGACAACTGGTCGGACTACACCAAGGCCAACGTCGACTTCTTCGACGAGCTCGGTTCGCCCGGCGGAGCCTCCAAGGTGGGCAAGACGGCCCACGACCCGGCGTTCATCAAGGCGCTGCCCCCGCAGGGCGAATGA
- a CDS encoding antibiotic biosynthesis monooxygenase has translation MTTIELARFRVEDAAVDRMVAERPAMVEAMRRRFPGCLAAYLTREDDGGWLDVVLWRSRAEAEEAARSIDTVPECAAWFRHISASSGLRHVEVVDAWPDPA, from the coding sequence GTGACGACGATCGAGCTGGCCCGCTTCCGGGTCGAAGACGCCGCGGTGGACCGGATGGTGGCCGAGCGGCCGGCGATGGTCGAGGCGATGCGCCGGCGGTTCCCCGGCTGCCTCGCCGCGTACCTGACCCGGGAGGACGACGGCGGCTGGCTGGACGTCGTCCTGTGGCGCAGCCGCGCCGAAGCCGAGGAAGCGGCCCGGTCGATCGACACGGTGCCCGAGTGCGCCGCCTGGTTCCGGCACATCAGCGCGTCTTCGGGGCTGCGTCACGTCGAAGTCGTCGACGCCTGGCCGGACCCGGCCTGA
- the cofD gene encoding 2-phospho-L-lactate transferase — protein sequence MKIVVVVGGVGGARFLLGVKAALGMAPEGASESGHEVTALVNTGDDVWMHGLRICPDLDTCMYTLGGGIDKERGWGHSGETWVVKEELAAYGAEPSWFGLGDKDIATHLIRSRMLRAGYPLSAVTEALCDRWQPGVRLLPMSDDRVETHVVIDDPEQDGQQKAVHFQEWWVRYRAEPKAHSIVAVGADEAKPAPGVLDAIEDADAVLFAPSNPVVSVGTVLGVPGVRDALRKTSAGVVGVSPIIGGKALRGMADACLTAIGVETSAEAVGRHYGSRKDGGVLDGWLIAEGETADVPGVTVRDVPLLMSDVDATAAMARAALELAGAPVD from the coding sequence GTGAAGATCGTGGTAGTGGTCGGCGGAGTGGGCGGGGCCCGCTTCCTGCTGGGTGTCAAGGCAGCACTGGGCATGGCACCGGAAGGTGCTTCGGAGTCCGGGCACGAGGTGACGGCGCTGGTCAACACCGGCGACGACGTCTGGATGCACGGCCTCCGGATCTGTCCTGACCTGGACACCTGCATGTACACCCTGGGCGGCGGGATCGACAAAGAACGCGGCTGGGGGCACTCGGGCGAGACCTGGGTCGTCAAGGAGGAGCTGGCCGCCTACGGCGCCGAGCCGAGCTGGTTCGGCCTCGGCGACAAGGACATCGCCACCCACCTGATCCGGTCGCGGATGCTGCGCGCGGGCTACCCGCTGTCGGCGGTGACCGAAGCCCTGTGCGACCGCTGGCAGCCCGGCGTCCGGCTGCTGCCGATGTCCGACGACCGCGTCGAGACGCACGTCGTCATCGACGACCCGGAGCAGGACGGCCAGCAGAAGGCCGTCCACTTCCAGGAGTGGTGGGTGCGCTACCGCGCCGAGCCGAAGGCGCACTCGATCGTCGCCGTCGGGGCCGACGAGGCCAAGCCCGCGCCGGGCGTGCTCGACGCGATCGAGGATGCCGACGCGGTGCTGTTCGCGCCGTCGAACCCGGTGGTCTCGGTGGGCACCGTGCTGGGCGTGCCGGGGGTCCGGGACGCGCTGCGCAAGACGTCGGCCGGCGTCGTCGGGGTGTCGCCGATCATCGGCGGCAAGGCGCTGCGCGGCATGGCCGACGCGTGCCTGACCGCGATCGGCGTCGAGACGTCGGCGGAGGCCGTGGGCCGGCACTACGGCTCGCGCAAGGACGGCGGCGTGCTGGACGGCTGGCTGATCGCGGAAGGCGAGACGGCGGACGTGCCGGGCGTGACCGTCCGCGACGTCCCGCTGCTGATGTCCGATGTGGACGCGACCGCGGCGATGGCCCGCGCGGCGCTCGAACTGGCCGGAGCCCCCGTTGACTGA
- a CDS encoding coenzyme F420-0:L-glutamate ligase → MWTRPRRWPARRSNWPEPPLTDHASPKLEILPVTGLPEFRPGDDLTGAIVKAAPWLRSGDVLVVTSKIVSKAEGRLVKVPADPETRDAERRKLVEREAIRVVARIARTVITQNHLGIVQAASGIDASNVEGDEVALLPADPDASALALRNGLRERLGVEVAVVVTDTMGRAWRVGQTDAAIGSSGLRVLHAYRGEVDGQGNELAVTEVAVADELAAAADLVKGKLGGTPVAVVRGLDIFDDGSTARNLVRPLDEDLFRLGTNEALEQGRRAAVPSRRSVRQFSDEPVDPAAMRRAVASALTAPAPHHTHPVRFVWLRDPGLRHKLLDAMRESWRADLSGDEFTQDQIAKRLSRGDILYRAPEVVIPFLVPDGAHTYRDDRRNDCEKTMFTVAGGAAVQGLLVSLAAEGLGSCWIGSTIFAADVVRDVLGLGERWQPLGSVAIGVPLVDPGPRGPITPGEGLLEL, encoded by the coding sequence ATGTGGACGCGACCGCGGCGATGGCCCGCGCGGCGCTCGAACTGGCCGGAGCCCCCGTTGACTGACCACGCCTCCCCCAAGCTGGAGATCCTGCCCGTCACCGGGCTGCCGGAGTTCCGCCCCGGCGACGACCTGACCGGCGCGATCGTCAAGGCCGCGCCGTGGCTGCGCTCGGGTGACGTCCTGGTCGTGACCAGCAAGATCGTCTCGAAGGCCGAGGGCAGGCTCGTCAAGGTGCCCGCCGACCCCGAGACCCGCGACGCCGAACGCCGGAAGCTCGTCGAGCGCGAGGCCATCCGGGTGGTCGCGCGGATCGCGCGCACGGTGATCACCCAGAACCACCTGGGGATCGTGCAGGCGGCGTCGGGCATCGACGCGTCGAACGTCGAGGGCGACGAGGTCGCGCTGCTGCCGGCGGACCCGGACGCGTCGGCCCTGGCCCTGCGCAACGGGCTGCGCGAGCGGCTCGGCGTCGAGGTCGCGGTGGTCGTCACGGACACGATGGGCCGCGCGTGGCGGGTCGGGCAGACCGACGCCGCGATCGGCTCCTCCGGGCTGCGCGTGCTGCACGCCTACCGCGGCGAGGTCGACGGGCAGGGCAACGAGCTGGCCGTCACCGAGGTGGCGGTCGCCGACGAGCTGGCCGCGGCCGCCGACCTGGTCAAGGGCAAGCTCGGCGGCACGCCGGTCGCCGTCGTCCGCGGTCTGGACATCTTCGACGACGGCTCGACGGCGCGGAACCTGGTCCGCCCGCTCGACGAAGACCTCTTCCGGCTGGGCACGAACGAAGCCCTCGAGCAGGGGCGGCGCGCGGCCGTCCCGTCCCGCCGTTCGGTGCGGCAGTTCTCGGACGAGCCGGTGGACCCCGCCGCGATGCGCCGCGCGGTGGCGTCCGCGCTGACCGCGCCCGCGCCGCACCACACGCACCCGGTGCGGTTCGTGTGGCTGCGCGACCCCGGCCTGCGACACAAGCTGCTCGACGCGATGCGCGAGTCGTGGCGGGCCGACCTGTCCGGGGACGAGTTCACCCAGGACCAGATCGCGAAGCGGCTCAGCCGCGGCGACATCCTTTACCGGGCCCCGGAAGTCGTCATCCCGTTCCTGGTGCCCGACGGCGCGCACACCTACCGCGACGACCGCCGCAACGACTGCGAGAAGACGATGTTCACCGTCGCCGGCGGCGCCGCGGTGCAGGGCCTGCTGGTCTCGCTGGCGGCCGAGGGACTGGGTTCGTGCTGGATCGGGTCGACGATCTTCGCCGCCGACGTCGTCCGGGACGTCCTCGGCCTCGGCGAGCGCTGGCAGCCGCTCGGCTCGGTCGCGATCGGCGTCCCGCTCGTCGATCCCGGCCCGCGCGGGCCGATCACCCCCGGGGAAGGACTGCTGGAGCTGTGA
- the dapC gene encoding succinyldiaminopimelate transaminase, with amino-acid sequence MSRVALPDFPWDSLAEVKATASAHPGGMVDLSIGTPVDPVPAGIRDALASVSEIPGYPTTHGIPALRAAAIAALGRRHGVTGIEPDAVLPTIGSKEAVAWLPRLLGFGPGDLVVIPELAYPTYEVGALLAGASILRSDGLTALGPQKPAMIWLNSPSNPTGKVLPVEHLRKVVEWARERDVVVVSDECYLALGWETSPLSVLHPDVCDGRMDGLIAVHSLSKSANLASYRAGFLTGDPKLIAQLLEIRKHAGMIVPRPVQEAMVAALTDDEALSAQRERYARRRLALRKALQDNGFRIDHSEAGLYLWATRDEEARTTVGWLADRGILVAPGTFYGPKGGKHVRVALTATDERVDAAVERLTA; translated from the coding sequence ATGAGCCGGGTCGCGCTGCCCGACTTCCCCTGGGATTCGCTCGCCGAGGTCAAGGCGACGGCGAGCGCGCACCCCGGCGGGATGGTCGACCTCTCCATCGGCACGCCGGTCGACCCGGTCCCGGCCGGCATCCGCGACGCGCTCGCGTCGGTCTCGGAGATCCCGGGGTACCCGACCACGCACGGCATCCCGGCGCTGCGCGCGGCGGCCATCGCCGCGCTCGGCCGCCGGCACGGCGTCACCGGCATCGAGCCGGACGCCGTGCTCCCGACGATCGGGTCGAAGGAGGCCGTGGCCTGGCTGCCGCGGCTGCTCGGCTTCGGTCCCGGCGACCTCGTGGTCATCCCGGAGCTGGCCTACCCGACGTACGAGGTCGGGGCGCTCCTGGCGGGCGCGTCGATCCTGCGTTCCGACGGCCTGACCGCGCTCGGCCCGCAGAAGCCGGCGATGATCTGGCTGAACTCGCCGTCCAACCCGACCGGCAAGGTGCTGCCGGTCGAGCACCTGCGCAAGGTCGTCGAGTGGGCCCGCGAACGCGACGTCGTAGTGGTCTCCGACGAGTGCTACCTGGCGCTCGGCTGGGAGACCTCGCCGTTGTCGGTGCTGCACCCGGACGTCTGCGACGGCCGGATGGACGGCCTGATCGCGGTGCACTCGCTGTCCAAGTCGGCGAACCTGGCCAGTTACCGCGCCGGTTTCCTGACCGGCGACCCGAAGCTGATCGCGCAGCTGCTGGAGATCCGCAAGCACGCCGGCATGATCGTGCCGCGCCCGGTCCAGGAGGCGATGGTCGCCGCCCTGACCGACGACGAGGCCCTCTCCGCCCAGCGCGAGCGGTACGCCCGGCGCCGGCTGGCGCTGCGGAAGGCGTTGCAGGACAACGGTTTCCGCATCGACCACTCCGAAGCTGGACTGTACCTCTGGGCCACCCGCGACGAGGAGGCCCGCACGACGGTCGGCTGGCTGGCCGACCGCGGGATCCTCGTGGCTCCGGGAACGTTCTACGGCCCCAAGGGCGGTAAGCACGTCCGCGTCGCCCTGACCGCGACGGACGAGCGCGTCGACGCCGCCGTGGAGCGCCTGACCGCTTAG
- the manB gene encoding mannose-1-phosphate guanylyltransferase: MTSEVEIDAVVLVGGKGTRLRPLTLSAPKPMLPTAGTPYLSHLFSRIREAGIRHVVLGTSYRAEVFEEYFGDGKSIGLELEYVVEEEPLDTAGAIRNVYDKLRADHVIVFNGDIISGSDLGEQLRVHRETEADVTLHLQRVPDPSRFGSVPTDETGRVQAFLEKTPNPPTDQINAGCYVFRRPVIEAIPTGRRVSVERETFPQLLEQGAHIQGFVDSSYWLDVGTPEAFVRGSADLVRGVAPTSALPGRPGEFLVLDGASVAEDAQLSGGSTIGVAAVVGSGAKIDGSVLFDGAAVSEGAIVERSVLGHGARVGAGAVLRGVVLGDGVSVGAGCELLDGARIWPDVVLPDGSVRFSSDA; this comes from the coding sequence GTGACGTCCGAGGTCGAGATCGACGCCGTCGTGCTGGTCGGGGGCAAGGGCACGCGCCTGCGGCCACTGACCCTTTCGGCACCGAAGCCGATGCTCCCGACAGCCGGGACGCCGTACCTGAGCCACCTGTTCTCCCGCATCCGCGAGGCCGGGATCCGGCACGTCGTGCTGGGCACGAGCTACCGGGCGGAGGTGTTCGAGGAGTACTTCGGCGACGGCAAGTCGATCGGGCTGGAGCTGGAGTACGTGGTCGAGGAGGAGCCGCTCGACACGGCGGGCGCCATCCGGAACGTCTACGACAAGCTGCGCGCCGACCACGTGATCGTCTTCAACGGCGACATCATCTCCGGCTCCGACCTCGGCGAGCAGCTGCGCGTGCACCGCGAGACCGAGGCCGACGTCACGCTGCACCTGCAGCGCGTGCCCGACCCGAGCCGCTTCGGCTCGGTGCCGACCGACGAGACCGGCCGCGTCCAGGCGTTCCTCGAGAAGACGCCGAACCCGCCGACCGACCAGATCAACGCCGGCTGCTACGTCTTCCGCCGCCCGGTGATCGAGGCCATCCCGACCGGGCGCCGGGTTTCCGTCGAGCGTGAGACGTTCCCGCAGCTGCTGGAACAGGGCGCGCACATCCAGGGGTTCGTCGACTCGTCCTACTGGCTGGACGTCGGCACGCCGGAGGCGTTCGTCCGCGGATCCGCCGACCTGGTGCGGGGCGTCGCGCCGACGTCGGCGCTGCCCGGCCGGCCCGGCGAGTTCCTGGTGCTCGACGGCGCTTCCGTGGCCGAAGACGCCCAGCTGTCCGGCGGTTCGACGATCGGCGTCGCGGCCGTGGTCGGCTCGGGCGCGAAGATCGACGGCTCGGTGCTCTTCGACGGCGCCGCGGTCTCCGAGGGCGCGATCGTCGAGCGCTCGGTGCTCGGGCACGGCGCGCGCGTCGGTGCCGGCGCGGTGCTGCGCGGCGTGGTGCTGGGCGACGGCGTGTCCGTCGGCGCCGGCTGCGAGCTGCTCGACGGCGCCCGGATCTGGCCGGACGTCGTGCTGCCCGACGGTTCCGTCCGCTTCTCGAGCGACGCGTAG
- a CDS encoding TetR/AcrR family transcriptional regulator, with protein sequence MTLLASGVKEVAVNRKEKAAETETALKAAARRVFARKGYLNTKITDITAEAGRAAGSFYNHFAGKEELLEALLADIAASGDESALAEGHLSDFSDPAAVRWHVAQYWDFYKEHASTMQALRQASMVNDAFARTLASFGATQASDLNGHLAHVTAAGMRLPASTELSIAMMYQLVDSFAQMWLLDPTPAGWAPPTDEEAIEALTRFVYRGFTGRDY encoded by the coding sequence GTGACACTGCTAGCGTCCGGCGTCAAGGAGGTGGCGGTGAACCGCAAGGAGAAGGCCGCGGAGACCGAGACCGCGCTGAAGGCGGCGGCCCGGCGCGTGTTCGCGCGGAAGGGCTACCTGAACACGAAGATCACGGACATCACCGCCGAGGCGGGCCGGGCCGCGGGGTCGTTCTACAACCACTTCGCGGGCAAGGAGGAGCTGCTCGAGGCACTCCTGGCCGACATCGCGGCGTCAGGCGACGAGAGCGCGCTGGCCGAGGGGCACCTCTCGGACTTCAGCGACCCGGCGGCGGTGCGCTGGCACGTGGCCCAGTACTGGGACTTCTACAAGGAGCACGCGTCGACGATGCAGGCGCTGCGCCAGGCGTCGATGGTCAACGACGCGTTCGCCCGCACGTTGGCCAGCTTCGGTGCGACCCAGGCGTCGGACCTGAACGGCCACCTGGCGCACGTCACGGCGGCCGGGATGCGGCTGCCGGCGAGCACGGAGCTGTCGATCGCGATGATGTACCAGCTGGTCGACAGCTTCGCGCAGATGTGGCTGCTCGACCCGACCCCGGCCGGGTGGGCACCGCCGACCGACGAAGAGGCGATCGAGGCACTCACCCGGTTCGTCTACCGCGGGTTCACGGGCCGGGACTACTAG
- a CDS encoding NUDIX hydrolase, whose product MSLHADAVATLDAWRPTVPSQESLRQAFLGFLAAREDACQRSCAAGHLTASAVLLDHTGSRVLLTLHPRVGRWLQLGGHCEPADVSLAGAALREAAEESGIDGLRIGDAPVHLDVHPITCSLGVPTRHFDVRYAVHAPPGAEPVRSDESDDLRWWPVDALPAGSEDLADLVKAAVPVGAGH is encoded by the coding sequence GTGAGCCTGCACGCGGACGCCGTCGCGACGCTCGATGCGTGGCGGCCCACGGTCCCTTCCCAGGAGTCGCTGCGGCAGGCGTTCCTCGGGTTCCTCGCGGCGCGGGAAGACGCCTGTCAGCGCTCGTGCGCGGCCGGGCACCTGACGGCGTCGGCAGTGCTGCTGGACCACACGGGGTCGCGGGTGCTGCTGACGCTGCACCCGCGGGTCGGCCGCTGGCTGCAGCTCGGCGGGCACTGCGAACCCGCCGACGTCTCGCTGGCCGGGGCCGCGCTGCGGGAGGCCGCCGAGGAGTCCGGGATCGACGGGCTGCGGATCGGCGACGCGCCGGTGCACCTGGACGTCCACCCGATCACGTGCTCCCTCGGGGTGCCCACGCGGCACTTCGACGTCCGGTACGCGGTGCACGCCCCGCCGGGCGCGGAGCCGGTGCGCAGCGACGAGTCCGACGACCTGCGGTGGTGGCCGGTGGACGCGCTCCCGGCGGGGTCGGAAGATCTCGCCGATCTGGTGAAAGCGGCCGTTCCTGTCGGTGCCGGGCACTAG
- a CDS encoding GNAT family N-acetyltransferase, whose protein sequence is MNAPEALEIVCSRAWPPLVEEPLNDWRLRWAGGFTGRANSALAVGDPGLPIPDALRAACDFAHDRGIQPMVQVIRDSPNERAVVAEGWFQATRHHRGHEVVVLTTPLAAGRIFPGESDASGPSDASFSAKVTGEPTAEWWALTLGPGEDVPAARSVLTGGKIGYGVATLDGATAGVVRGALVDGWLHVGRLEVDPAFRRRGLAKALMGALHTWGAEHGADRAVLQVAEGNPGALALYAGLGYAPHHRYRYWVPAPGSCEDSTS, encoded by the coding sequence GTGAACGCACCCGAGGCGCTGGAAATCGTCTGCAGCAGAGCATGGCCGCCGCTGGTCGAGGAACCCCTGAACGACTGGCGGCTGCGCTGGGCGGGCGGCTTCACCGGCCGCGCGAACAGCGCACTCGCCGTCGGCGACCCCGGCCTGCCGATCCCGGACGCCCTGCGCGCGGCGTGTGACTTCGCCCACGATCGGGGGATCCAGCCGATGGTGCAGGTGATCCGCGACAGCCCGAACGAGCGCGCGGTCGTCGCCGAGGGCTGGTTCCAGGCGACGCGCCACCACCGCGGCCACGAGGTCGTCGTGCTCACCACCCCGCTGGCCGCCGGACGCATCTTTCCTGGGGAAAGTGACGCCTCCGGCCCCTCGGACGCATCTTTCTCGGCGAAAGTGACGGGTGAGCCGACGGCGGAGTGGTGGGCGCTGACGCTCGGGCCCGGCGAGGACGTCCCGGCCGCCCGCAGCGTCCTGACCGGCGGGAAGATCGGCTACGGCGTCGCGACGCTCGACGGCGCCACCGCCGGCGTCGTCCGCGGGGCCCTGGTCGACGGCTGGCTGCACGTCGGGCGCCTGGAGGTCGACCCCGCCTTCCGCCGTCGCGGGCTCGCGAAAGCGCTGATGGGCGCCCTGCACACGTGGGGTGCGGAACACGGGGCGGACCGCGCGGTGTTGCAGGTGGCGGAGGGGAACCCGGGCGCGCTCGCGCTCTACGCGGGGCTCGGCTACGCCCCGCACCACAGATACCGGTACTGGGTGCCCGCACCCGGCTCGTGCGAGGATTCGACGTCGTGA
- a CDS encoding GntR family transcriptional regulator, with amino-acid sequence MIISFDSSSPVPPFEQVRSGLATRINDRSLPVGTKLPTVRQFAADLGIAPNTVARAYRELEEAGLIETRGRAGSFVAASGDQSRRRAQQAAAKYAELTRKLGLADAEALSIVRAALDEGNG; translated from the coding sequence GTGATCATCTCCTTCGACAGCAGTTCGCCGGTCCCGCCGTTCGAGCAGGTCCGGTCCGGGCTCGCGACGCGGATCAACGACCGGAGCCTGCCGGTGGGCACGAAGCTGCCCACGGTCCGCCAGTTCGCCGCCGACCTGGGGATCGCCCCGAACACGGTGGCCCGCGCGTACCGCGAACTGGAGGAGGCCGGGCTGATCGAGACGCGCGGCCGGGCGGGCAGCTTCGTCGCGGCTTCGGGCGACCAGAGCCGGCGGCGGGCCCAGCAGGCCGCGGCGAAGTACGCGGAACTGACCCGTAAGCTCGGCTTGGCCGACGCGGAAGCGTTGTCGATCGTCCGCGCGGCACTCGACGAAGGGAACGGCTGA
- a CDS encoding DNA-3-methyladenine glycosylase family protein: MFWRPAFEVDLGSVLGPLKRGRGSLNILTDERGITWLASNTPDGPGTLALRKLTDGRVEAAAWGDGADRLLSGVPALLGANDDDSEFVAHHDVVARARRENPGLRLGATGVVWDWLVLAVLEQKVTGKEAIRSWAELCRRFGTPAPGPGPERLRVPPTPVALRSLPDWHWHRAGVDIKRRTALLNAARVAGHLERAVELGGLAGRHLLRHVPGIGVWTAAEVAQRAWGDPDAVSFGDYNIPSMVGNAVLGLKLDDAGMAEVLAPYAPQRQRAVRYLEAAGHRRPRFGPRIELRDYRAM; encoded by the coding sequence ATGTTCTGGCGTCCCGCGTTCGAGGTCGACCTGGGCAGCGTCCTGGGTCCGCTGAAGCGCGGGCGCGGCTCGCTCAACATCCTCACCGACGAGCGCGGGATCACGTGGCTCGCGTCGAACACGCCGGACGGCCCGGGCACGCTGGCCCTGCGCAAGCTGACCGACGGCCGCGTCGAGGCCGCGGCCTGGGGCGACGGCGCGGACCGGCTGCTCAGTGGCGTCCCCGCACTGCTGGGGGCGAACGACGACGACTCGGAGTTCGTCGCGCACCACGACGTCGTCGCGCGTGCCCGGCGCGAGAACCCGGGGCTGCGGCTCGGCGCGACCGGCGTGGTGTGGGACTGGCTGGTGCTCGCGGTGCTGGAGCAGAAGGTGACCGGCAAGGAGGCGATCCGGTCGTGGGCCGAGCTGTGCCGCCGGTTCGGCACGCCGGCGCCGGGGCCGGGGCCGGAGCGGCTGCGCGTGCCGCCGACGCCGGTGGCGCTGCGGTCGCTGCCCGACTGGCACTGGCACCGCGCGGGCGTCGACATCAAGCGCCGCACGGCGCTGCTCAACGCGGCCCGCGTCGCCGGCCACCTGGAGCGGGCGGTGGAGCTGGGCGGTCTCGCGGGGCGGCACCTGCTGCGGCACGTGCCGGGCATCGGGGTGTGGACGGCGGCGGAGGTCGCGCAGCGCGCGTGGGGCGACCCGGACGCGGTCAGCTTCGGCGACTACAACATCCCGTCGATGGTCGGGAACGCCGTGCTGGGCCTGAAACTCGACGACGCGGGGATGGCGGAGGTCCTGGCGCCGTACGCCCCGCAGCGGCAGCGGGCGGTGCGGTACCTGGAGGCGGCCGGGCACCGGCGGCCGCGCTTCGGCCCGCGCATCGAGCTGCGCGACTACCGCGCCATGTGA
- a CDS encoding TetR/AcrR family transcriptional regulator, protein MAPPDTRSQLLDAAERLFAEHGFRGASVRAITELAGANLAAIGYHFGSKAELLAAVVRRVVEPINIAQAAGLDRLLARTPDPPVAELVEAFAGPLFDAMLAGDEGGARTSRLIMRIFGDPAEEMRAWTGSAEATVRDRYLAAFGHALPGLSAGELWFRIRGILAVAAVDRVDVYNGPAPDCPSSGEPARRWAITFLAAAMSAPPTSSPGP, encoded by the coding sequence ATGGCGCCACCCGACACCCGCTCCCAGCTCCTCGACGCGGCCGAACGCCTCTTCGCCGAGCACGGTTTCCGGGGTGCCTCGGTCCGCGCGATCACCGAACTCGCCGGAGCGAACCTGGCCGCGATCGGGTACCACTTCGGTTCGAAGGCGGAGCTCTTGGCCGCGGTCGTCCGCCGGGTGGTCGAGCCCATCAACATCGCGCAGGCCGCCGGGCTCGACCGGCTGCTGGCCCGGACCCCGGACCCGCCGGTCGCCGAGCTGGTCGAGGCCTTCGCGGGACCGTTGTTCGACGCGATGCTGGCGGGCGACGAGGGCGGCGCCCGGACGTCCCGGCTGATCATGCGGATCTTCGGCGACCCGGCCGAGGAGATGCGCGCCTGGACCGGCTCGGCCGAGGCGACGGTCCGCGATCGCTACCTGGCGGCCTTCGGGCACGCGTTGCCCGGCCTTTCGGCGGGGGAGCTGTGGTTCCGGATCCGGGGCATCCTCGCCGTGGCGGCCGTGGACCGCGTCGACGTCTACAACGGGCCGGCCCCGGACTGCCCGTCCTCGGGCGAACCGGCCCGGCGCTGGGCGATCACGTTCCTCGCGGCGGCGATGAGCGCGCCGCCGACTAGTAGTCCCGGCCCGTGA
- a CDS encoding ketopantoate reductase family protein, which translates to MKLLVYGAGVTGSVVAAHMHEAGHEVSLLARGERLAALRRHGVRLAEEDSPAVTQVPVPVVEHPAGGYDLIAVFVRAHQVDAVLESLADVEGDVLFLLNWAAGAEPLGAVLGHERVLLGFPADGGTMDGDVVRHRATSPLTRLVPMPIGEPDGRSTPRVDRIVRAFRRAGINAKAQPRMDAWLKTHAAFEVPLGQAVEAAGGPVALADDPAAVRAMLHLMRRNLGALPMPPVPRGFVALRTLPAGLLVAVLRRFLRSRTAVHSGLSSTSPAATAELERLAEQLSALTATAGPQAGSGQASTTST; encoded by the coding sequence ATGAAGCTGCTCGTGTACGGCGCCGGGGTCACCGGCAGCGTGGTCGCCGCCCACATGCACGAGGCCGGGCACGAAGTCTCACTCCTCGCCCGGGGCGAACGCCTGGCCGCCCTGCGCCGGCACGGCGTACGGCTCGCCGAGGAGGACAGCCCGGCCGTCACGCAGGTACCCGTGCCGGTGGTCGAGCACCCGGCCGGCGGGTACGACCTGATCGCCGTCTTCGTCCGCGCCCATCAGGTCGACGCGGTGCTGGAGTCACTCGCCGACGTCGAAGGCGACGTGCTGTTCCTGCTCAACTGGGCGGCCGGTGCGGAGCCGCTCGGCGCGGTGCTCGGTCACGAGCGGGTACTGCTCGGCTTTCCCGCGGACGGCGGCACGATGGACGGCGATGTGGTCCGCCACCGCGCGACCAGCCCCCTGACCCGCCTGGTCCCGATGCCGATCGGCGAACCCGACGGGCGGAGCACCCCGCGCGTGGACCGGATCGTGCGGGCGTTCCGCCGCGCCGGGATCAACGCCAAGGCCCAGCCGCGGATGGACGCCTGGCTCAAGACGCACGCCGCGTTCGAGGTGCCGCTCGGGCAGGCGGTGGAGGCGGCCGGCGGTCCGGTGGCGCTGGCCGATGACCCGGCCGCGGTCCGCGCCATGCTCCACCTCATGCGGCGGAACCTGGGCGCCCTGCCGATGCCGCCGGTCCCGCGCGGGTTCGTCGCGTTGCGGACGCTGCCGGCAGGACTGCTCGTGGCCGTGTTGCGGCGCTTCTTGCGGAGCCGGACGGCCGTGCACAGCGGGCTCAGCAGCACCTCGCCCGCGGCGACGGCCGAGCTCGAGCGGCTGGCCGAACAGCTCAGTGCCCTGACCGCGACCGCCGGGCCTCAGGCCGGGTCCGGCCAGGCGTCGACGACTTCGACGTGA